AAGAACTCTTGCTGAGAATGCAGGGCTTGACCCGATTGATATGCTTGTTGAGCTTCGAAGCCAGCACGAGAAAGGAAGGAAGGATGCCGGGCTGAACGTGTTCACCGGAAAGGTCGAGGATATGTGGAAGAACGGGGTTATTGAGCCCCTGCGCGTGAAGACGCAGGCTGTGAACTCAGCCACCGAGACTGCAATAATGATCCTGAGGATCGATGATGTGCTTGCCGCCACTGGAGGTACCGAAGGCGGGGCGTGCGGTCCAGGGGGCGCTCCGTGCGGTATGGGAGGAATGCCTCCTGGCATGATGTAAGTGTTCGTTGGTTTTCTCTGCTTATACCGCAACACGAATAAGTCGGTATGATAGCTTTTATTTTTCATTATTTATCCATGAATCTTTAGATTCATGATTAGTTTCACCTTGCTCACACAACCATTTTTAACCCATAGAACTCTTATGTATCCCTATGAACTTCCTGCACGCGAGCGACTTCCACCTCGGCTATGCGCAGTACGGTCTCCTCGAGCGCTTCAAGGACTACGCCCGCGCCTTCCAATATGTCATACAATACGCCATCGACCACAAGGTCGAATTCATCCTCATCTCAGGCGACCTCTTCCATAAAAGGAACATAAACGCGCCCACGTATGAACAGGCGTATAAGGTGCTTTCAGAACTCAGGGAGAAAAGCCCTTCCACTCAGGTGTATGCCATTGAGGGAAACCATGACCTCGCTCTCTACCAGGACGGCAAAAGCTGGCTTGAGATACTCAACTCCCAGGGTTTGCTCAAACTCATAAGGCTGAAAGAAGCCAATGGTGTGAAACTGATGGGCGACTTCGTGGAGCTGGATAATTTCCGCATCTTCGGGGTGAAATACCTTGGCTCATCCACTGTTTCTGTAATTCCACAGGTAGCAGAGGAGATAAAGAAAATAAATGCTGCGAATGGAGAAAAATATACCATCCTGATGATGCATTTTGGCATGGAAGGGCAGATAAAACAGGAGGTTGCCGGGGAGGTACCATATAATTCGCTCCTGCCCTTAAAAGAAGTGGTAGATTACCTTGCGCTCGGGCATTATCATACGAAATATGAACTTGATGGATGGGTTTTCAACCCGGGCAGCGTTGAAATGATGTCCTTGAACGAGTATGATATGCCAAAGGGGTTCTATCATATCCGGGATAATGGTGCAAAACTCATATCCCCCATTACCCGTCCCGTCAGGCGCATCAGGCTTGACATGAGCGATATCGCCACTCTCGAAGACCTTTATTCGAAAATCAACGCTAAAATCGAAAGAGAAACTACAGTCCAATCAGATAAGGCACCGCTTATCGAACTTATGCTCTATGGAGAGATGAACTTCCCGAAATCCGATGTGAACCTGGATCGCATCAGGAATATGCTTATCGAACAATTTAAACCCCTGTGGTCGGAGGTCAAGCTCCAGCGAACAAATTCACCATACACCATCAAAGAAGGGGACGTGCGGGGGCTTACGCGCGAGCAGATAGAGCTTCGTGTATTCTCAGACCGGATAAAACTTGACGGGAGGTACAGGGATAATGTGGATGATGTCGTAAAGATAATGGTCGAAGTGAAAAAAATGGCTGCTGCGAATATCGAAGCGAACTCAGTCCTTAAAGAATTGAGATGGAGCTTTGCGAAAATAAAAAGCGATGTCTCAGAAAATAATATCAGGACAGATAAGATGGAAAATCCTCAACAGACCTTACTTTCACGCATGGGGGAATGAATGCTTATCAAATCCGTGGAATTAAAGAACATCAAATCCTACCGTCATGCAACCATCGAGTTCAAAGAAGGCATAAACGGCATCAGCGGCCAGAACGGGCACGGGAAAACTACCATCCTCGAAGCAATAGGATACGTCCTGTTTGACTACCTGCCCTACAAAGATGCAGACTTCCTGCGCCGCGGGGAAAAATCAGGTATGGTTTCTGTTGAAGTTCTCGCAAATAATTTGACTTACATACTTACAAGAAAACTTGGTGGCGAATACAGTGTCCGGGGAGAGAATCTCCATATCACAGGCAAAAAAGACGTTCTCTCCTGGCTCATCAGCAGCATATTCCCTGTATCCACTGAAGATGAATTGCCGCGGATTTTTGAAAACACGATTGGAGTGCCGCAGGGCATGCTTACGGCAGCATTCATGGATACCCCAACGAAGAGAAGAAAGACATTTGATGAGATGCTCAAGGTCGACGAGTACAGGAATGCCTACGAGAATCTCAGAAACACGATGATCCTGATAGATGAAAGCGTACGGAGCATAGAAAATGACATCAGAGAGCTGCGCATCAGGACAGAGAATTATGAGCAAAAAAAGATTGAGAGGGATGAACTTGGAAAGACCATTGAGAGCATAAAGAAAATCCTGAAAGAGTGCAGTGAGACCCTGAAGGTAGCTAAGGGCAGGCGGGATGCGCTCAAAAAGCAGAAGGATGCGATGGATAAGCTTGAAAATGAGATAAAACAGGGTCGCATAAAACTAGAGGGATTGAAGCAGCTTCTTGAAAAGTCAAAAGACGAGCTTAAGAAATCCGAAGAAGCACAGAAGATAGTATCCGCACTTTTGGCGGATAAAGAAAGATACGAAGAAGAGAGAAAGAAACAGGAAAAGCTTGAGGGTATGCGAAAAGAACGTGATGTGCTGAAGGACAGGTTAAACGGGATTAAAAATGAGCTTGCAGGATTGAATGAAAAACGCATGCGTCTTGAGGCGTTGAAAGCCGAGATAGAAAAGAACGCATGTGAAAAGACGGCTCTCATACCTCTATTGGAAAAGCAGGATGAGCTTGAAGAGAAGCTTGAAAACGTAAAAGGGGAACATGCAGTCGCGCTCAATGAGATTAAGGATATAAAAGGCAGGATGAGCATCGCAGGCACTGAGAACCTTTGTCCTGTGATAAAAGGGATCAGGTGCAGCACAGTGGCGGATTTTTCTTCATATTTCAGGGAGCAGCTTGCAGAGGCACAGAAAAGACTTGGGGCTTCTGAAGATACACTGAAAGCCATGAATTCAGAATTAAATGTTCTTGGCGACCCGCGAAGTAAAATGAAGGCTCTGGAACTGCTTGCCAAAAAAGGTGCGCAGGATATTGAAAAAATATCCGGGGAAATAGAAAAAATCTCTGAAAAAGAAAGCGAAGCATCTCTACTTAAAACTGCCCTTGAAAGATACCTTTCTCTTGATATGGATGCAAGCGAGGTGAAGAAAAAGCTAACGGAACTTGAACCTCTATACCAGAGATATGTGCAGAACCAGCCGCTTGCAGCAAAGTCTGTGGAATATAGGAATGAGTGCGAGAAGCTTGGAAAAACAATCGTTGAGGATGATAATAGGCTTGTGCAATCCCAAAAGCTATATGACGGGATGGCTTTAGGTTTTAGCGCAAAGGCGCTTGAGGGCGC
This DNA window, taken from Candidatus Methanoperedens sp., encodes the following:
- a CDS encoding DNA repair exonuclease, producing the protein MNFLHASDFHLGYAQYGLLERFKDYARAFQYVIQYAIDHKVEFILISGDLFHKRNINAPTYEQAYKVLSELREKSPSTQVYAIEGNHDLALYQDGKSWLEILNSQGLLKLIRLKEANGVKLMGDFVELDNFRIFGVKYLGSSTVSVIPQVAEEIKKINAANGEKYTILMMHFGMEGQIKQEVAGEVPYNSLLPLKEVVDYLALGHYHTKYELDGWVFNPGSVEMMSLNEYDMPKGFYHIRDNGAKLISPITRPVRRIRLDMSDIATLEDLYSKINAKIERETTVQSDKAPLIELMLYGEMNFPKSDVNLDRIRNMLIEQFKPLWSEVKLQRTNSPYTIKEGDVRGLTREQIELRVFSDRIKLDGRYRDNVDDVVKIMVEVKKMAAANIEANSVLKELRWSFAKIKSDVSENNIRTDKMENPQQTLLSRMGE
- a CDS encoding SMC family ATPase, translated to MLIKSVELKNIKSYRHATIEFKEGINGISGQNGHGKTTILEAIGYVLFDYLPYKDADFLRRGEKSGMVSVEVLANNLTYILTRKLGGEYSVRGENLHITGKKDVLSWLISSIFPVSTEDELPRIFENTIGVPQGMLTAAFMDTPTKRRKTFDEMLKVDEYRNAYENLRNTMILIDESVRSIENDIRELRIRTENYEQKKIERDELGKTIESIKKILKECSETLKVAKGRRDALKKQKDAMDKLENEIKQGRIKLEGLKQLLEKSKDELKKSEEAQKIVSALLADKERYEEERKKQEKLEGMRKERDVLKDRLNGIKNELAGLNEKRMRLEALKAEIEKNACEKTALIPLLEKQDELEEKLENVKGEHAVALNEIKDIKGRMSIAGTENLCPVIKGIRCSTVADFSSYFREQLAEAQKRLGASEDTLKAMNSELNVLGDPRSKMKALELLAKKGAQDIEKISGEIEKISEKESEASLLKTALERYLSLDMDASEVKKKLTELEPLYQRYVQNQPLAAKSVEYRNECEKLGKTIVEDDNRLVQSQKLYDGMALGFSAKALEGAEHECVELGAKVRGFEVEIKEKDRQFLKLDKEIAEMMSYLTKIGEFEAKLENEKRFGDFAKFIRETLRDSAQHIVLELISEISEEANSLYCAIMDDFSQELRWSEDYGILITESGEEKNFQQLSGGEKMGAALALRLALLKMLSNSDFVFLDEPTQNMDEIRRENLSEQIMNIKGFKQIFVISHDDTFNEKYGHVVKIEKINGESRVIHEKL